One segment of Toxoplasma gondii ME49 chromosome VI, whole genome shotgun sequence DNA contains the following:
- a CDS encoding MORN repeat-containing protein (encoded by transcript TGME49_239730) yields MPFVSDAVSSNDQKSLKNGSRARIYWPIKDHGLQGPGVHGSGECGVIAPLVPSNRKYQLLSRPNLAHFLRCYRGEWKDNKRHGFGIQTYLDGSTYEGQWREDRRHGHGIMWEKLPSSNFGSAGFAAGAQVSASLLWPVAARQAVGRRGGAGCGRGKVSSDTSAAFSTVFACYIFITKTCGRNKNIAMT; encoded by the exons ATGCCATTCGTGTCTGATGCAG TTTCCAG CAATGACCAAAAGAGTCTCAAGAATGGTTCACGAGCTCGAATTTATTGGCCAATCAAGGACCATGGCTTGCAG GGCCCTGGCGTGCACGGTAGTGGGGAATGTGGCGTTATCGCGCCGCTAGTTCCTTCAAACAGG AAGTACCAGCTCCTATCAAGGCCCAACCTTGCCCACTTTTTGAG GTGCTACAGAGGTGAATGGAAGGACAACAAACGTCATGGATTCGGCATCCAGACATACCTCGATGGTAGTACGTATGAG GGCCAGTGGCGTGAAGATCGGAGGCATGGACACGGGATAATGTGGGAAAAACTCCCGTCATCGAACTT TGGCTCCGCTGGTTTTGCTGCTGGAGCACAGGTATCGGCGAGCCTATTGTGGCCAGTGGCAGCGAGACAAGCAGTGGGGCGAAGGGGAGGCGCTGGATGCGGACGGGGGAAAGTAAGCTCTGACACATCTGCAGCGTTTTCTACCGTTTTTGCGTGTTATATATTTATAACGAAGACGTGTGGACGTAATAAAAACATCGCGATGACCTGA
- the GRA14 gene encoding dense granule protein GRA14 (encoded by transcript TGME49_239740~Signal peptide predicted by SignalP 2.0 HMM (probability 0.998) with cleavage site probability 0.621 at residue 35), which translates to MQAIARGDRSSGWSSCSWLFYFSFLLLTSEAVAAAASLEQTISYSVQHQPQQEGILGTQKPQTAPTPQQLIVPVSYLGDGLSYFSGVLRRLPLDVALERLTSAREIPTVAGFVQKYVLAAQLSRSLQSTANGVKKILMRLDAAKNEEGFITDLLKSAPEVQEVLSRFLGSVASALALLDINGLHEAVDASLPVTKAVVMLYLHLVSVVPPKQRDPFSPFLLYLQDAVGEFKIMEDHVASVVAGEAQEENVINSQPQGTETSHRAVVRGGIRMLQSGTSETTKLRRTWWRLFKVAALAVLTMALLKYGTPRVRAFLERRRMRRGGGGDSGDFGEEGRSKGDVSTSDDMPREPPPPYVPPMYPFAEPEHRWAGTYGTSHGGYRVQPTAPPAPASMLYPSLHRLGYQRPSE; encoded by the coding sequence ATGCAGGCGATAGCGCGGGGGGACCGCTCGTCGGGGTGGTCGAGTTGTAGCTGGCTTTTCTatttttcgtttctgcttctaACGAGTGAAGCAGTGGCTGCAGCTGCCAGTTTGGAGCAGACAATTTCCTATTCTGTCCAACATCAACCGCAGCAGGAAGGCATCCTCGGCACACAGAAACCCCAGACTGCCCCAACTCCTCAGCAGCTCATTGTGCCCGTAAGCTATCTAGGAGATGGTTTGTCATACTTCTCTGGAGTTCTTAGGCGTTTACCCCTCGATGTTGCATTGGAACGTTTAACTAGTGCTCGGGAAATACCAACTGTGGCAGGTTTTGTTCAAAAATATGTGCTGGCGGCCCAGCTATCTCGATCCCTTCAGAGCACGGCGAACGGCGTGAAGAAGATTCTAATGCGTCTCGATGCAGCCAAAAATGAAGAAGGATTTATAACAGATCTGTTGAAGTCCGCTCCTGAGGTTCAAGAAGTTCTGAGCCGTTTCCTTGGTTCTGTTGCGTCTGCACTTGCTCTTTTGGACATCAATGGTCTCCATGAGGCGGTTGACGCTAGTCTCCCCGTGACAAAAGCAGTGGTCATGCTGTACTTACATCTAGTGAGTGTCGTACCGCCGAAACAACGGgatcctttctctcctttccttctttatCTGCAAGATGCCGTGGGAGAGTTCAAGATCATGGAGGACCATGTCGCCTCTGTTGTTGCTGGTGAGGCACAGGAGGAAAATGTTATAAACAGTCAACCACAGGGAACGGAAACGTCGCACAGGGCGGTAGTGAGAGGGGGCATAAGAATGCTACAATCTGGGACCTCCGAAACCACGAAGCTGCGGAGGACGTGGTGGAGGTTATTTAAAGTGGCTGCTCTCGCCGTCTTAACGATGGCACTGCTGAAATATGGTACGCCTCGTGTGCGCGCTTTtctcgagagaaggcggatgCGCCGAGGCGGAGGTGGGGACAGTGGAGACTTTGGAGAAGAGGGGCGCTCAAAAGGAGACGTGTCAACTTCTGATGATATGCCCAGAGAGCCGCCGCCGCCGTACGTTCCGCCCATGTATCCGTTCGCCGAACCTGAACACAGATGGGCTGGTACGTACGGAACGTCTCATGGAGGTTATCGAGTACAACCGACAGCTCCACCCGCCCCTGCGTCTATGCTATATCCGAGTTTACACAGGCTGGGCTACCAGAGACCAAGCGAATAG